ATGCGCCGAATCTCCGCATCATCGAGCGCCATCAGATGGCCATTGTCAACAATCTTTTGACCATTGACGGTGACCGTAGGAAATGGGAGAAATACATCATGATGCCAGGTCGGGAGCCCCTCCTTCACTCCATCCAATCCCGACCACCCTTTGCCAAAGCCGATGTGGATGAAACCGGATCGCTTAATCTCACACCACCAGTAGTTGTATGAGCCTTGCTCAACGAAATAAGTCGGCGTGAAATAATCGGGTCGAATCACCTTGGGGCACGTGCCGATGTAAACTCCCTCAAGCCAAGCGACACCTCGACCGTGAGGAAAGCCGTAATCAACATCTTTGTAGGCTCCAAGGCCACGACGCCATTCTTCAGCAATGGGGTCGTTACCTTCCACCTTCACGATCTGTCCACCCTCAATGTGTAGTTTCATCGGCGAGATCGGCCCCGATGGTAGTGACGTCGTCACAATCAGACCACGTCCGTCCGGTTTACGAGAGAGGCCGGGCGCGATTTTATTGTGGTGAAACATATATTCAACACGACGTGTGAGGGAAATCTCGATTCGGTTCAAATCATAAGCAAAACTCTTCCTCACCCACTCACGATCCACGTCCTGCGTGAACGTTAGGTCTGTGCCGAGCGGATCTGTAATACGAATCACTTTGGGGCCGTCATCTACATCCGTTTGATCATAGAGCTTCCGCTGGAGCGCCACATCGAGTTCAGCCGGGAAAGTTGTCCATTTGGTGAAGGCCAACTGTTCACGTGTGTAGATATTGCCTGGCAGGCCGATCCGGCCACGATTCCATTTTGTCTCGACTGTCTGTCGCCGAATGCCGTGATTGATATTAATAGGTGTGAGGACGAGTGTGACATCCGCTTTCATAATCGCATGCTCGAGCCATGTTGGCCACCAACTGGTCGGCTCAGACCCCATCGGTCCGACTTCAGGTGGCTCTCGATGCGGCGTCAGATCGAGGGTCACAACGTCAACGATGGCGCCACGCTCTCTCGCTGCTTTTGCCCAAGCCTCGGTAATAAGCGGGTCGCCTACCCTTGAATCATCCAGAATGAGTACCTGCTCTCCCTGTTTGAGCTGTGTGGCGTGTTCTAGGTAATAGCGCGTGCCCGGCAAAAGCTGTTCAACAGAGGTGACTTTGTATTTGTCGGGAATGTTTGGCCGGCCTACGCTCACGGGAAAGTAGGAGAGAATCTTGTTTTCCTTCCCCTGCTCGTGTCGGTCGGACGCACGAGCAATGAACAAACAGGCCCCTATGAGTATGATCGAGAGCATCCGATTCATGGTTTGTTGACTCCAGCGAACGTGTTTTTGACCACTAGCCCACTTTTCATCACAAACTGCACCTGTTCGAGAACAGTGATGTCGTCAAGTGGATTCCCACTAACAGCGATGAGATCAGCCAGTTTACCAGCCTCGACCGTCCCAATCTCATGAGATAAGCGCAGCATCTCGGCGGCCACCGCTGTGGCCGACATCATCGCCTGAGCCGGCGTCATCCCCCACCGGACCATCACGGCAAATTGTCGCGCATTCCATCCTTGAGGAATGATGCCCGTGTCTGTCCCAAAAGCAATCTTAACGCCGCCCTGCACCGCCTTGCTAAAACTTTGCCGTTTTCTCTCGTGCAAGTGACGGGCTTTTTCCATGGCATGAGGTGGTTGTTTATTCTTCTCGCCTTCGATCAACGTATATTCCGACGTGAAAATGGTCGGCACAAGATAAGCACCTGTTTGCTTGAACAGGGCGATAGCTTCATCATCAAGAACGCTGCCATGCTCGATAGACCTAACACCAGCTCGTAGGGCTGATTTTGTGCCGGCAACGCCGTGTGAATGCGCGGCTACGTCCCGACCAAAACGGCGTGCTTCGTCAACCGCTGCCTTGATCTCTTCAAATGAAAATTGTTCTAAATCTGGATCGTCACCCGCTGAATAGATGCCGCCCGTGGCAGAGATTTTGATCCAATCAGCGCCCCACTTGACCTCTTTGCGTACGGCTTTCCGGACCTCATCAACCCCGTCAACAATTTCACCAAACGGTGGGATATTCAATTCCGGCGCGCCACTATTGAAATCGGCATGCCCACCGGTAATCGAAAGCAGATGACCAGCGGCCAGAATCCGTGGCCCGATAAACCGACCCGCTTTGATTGCATCCCTGACAGCCAAGTGTGCATAAAAAGGATCCATGTCGCCTGGGTCGCGAATAGTGGTGAAACCGGCATTCAGGCATTTCTGTGCATGGAATAATCCTTCAAGGGCATTGCGCGCCGATGAACGTTTCAGGTAATCATCCTGCGTATATCCGATTTCAGGAATGATGTGACAGTGAACGTCAATCAATCCGGGCAACACCGTTGCACCGCGCAGATCAATCAGTGCTGCGTGCCGCGGTACCACCAGTTCATTGTTTTTGCTCACGGCTTCGATTCGTTCACCACGCACCACGACGGCCATGCCCTGTTGAGTGTGAAGCGACCGGCCATCCCAGAGCCTGCCGCATCGAATCACAACAACTTGTTCCGGCTGGGCGGCCAGAACGAATTGGCCAATGACAAGCAGGACGAGGCAGCCGACCAAGATGCCAGGAATGAGGTAATGTCGTTTGAATCTCATGACATGCACTCTTTCACCCAGTGAACAATTCGTTGTTCGAGCTCCTTATCAACTTCAAAGAGTTGATAACCAACTGCTCCACCATCATAAACAATGATCTGACTTCGCTTGTCTTTCATCAGCTCGTAAAGATCCAGCATGGCGTTCGTCACCGGCCCAAGCCCGCGACTTCCGATAAACAATACGGGGAACGTTGCCTGCACAATCGCTTCTCGCTCCTGACCTGTAGGGATGTAGCCTGACAACATCACTAAGGCACGAACTCGTTCATCCCCCAACGCCGCTGTCATGGCGAACTTTGCCCCCAGATAGGTACCAAGGATCGCCAACTTTGTCGCATCAACATCGGGTTGTGCGGCTAACACATGAAGAGCAGCTTTAGCATCTAGGTAAGCGCGATCACGATCTTCCCGCGATAGTTTGAAGTAATTACCTTTGTCTCGGCTCTTGCCACGACCCCGCCAATCAATATTGAGCACGGCAATGCCACACTGAGCGAACAATCGTTCTAGCCGATGGAAAATGTAGCGATCACTCCAACCAGAGTGAAGCAGGACGATACCCGGCGCACGCTCACCCGGTTTGAGATTTTCAGGAACTCGCAAGTTGCCGTAAATCGTCCAATCGTCTTCTGTCTTGAATGAGATTTCCTTCATACGTCCGAGCGACTTGAGTCGGGCGACAAGCCAATCACTAATGATATTTTCAATCGGTTTCTGATCGCCTGGGTCTCGCGGCACAAGTTGGATTTTATCCGTATCCACCCCCTGTTTGGCCAGAAAGCCGACGCCTATTGCATCTGGATAATGATAACGCCAGACGGTGAACATCGTCGTACCGACACCCATGTCTTGATAAACCCGAATGACGCTGTCCGGATGCTTCGACGCCGCCGCAGTCGCTGACATATCAGCAAAGCCATGCTGATCGTCTTGACTCACAACGCACAGAATTGGAACGTGCTGTCGTTCAGCCAATCGCTGGCGGGCTTGTTCGCTCAATCTGCCGGAGATGAATGCAAGCGCGATCACACGAGGATCACCTTCAGAACCCCATACGGCCCATTCGCTACCGACTTCTTCAGCCACGATAGCCAACCGCGAGGCGTCCACTTCAGGTTGTGATGCGAGAACATTCAAGGCAGCTTTGACATCAAGATAGATCCTGGATCGTTGCTCGACTGTAAACGAATGATACTCAACATCAGCAACGCTCTGACCACGGCCGCGCCAATCAATTCGCAATACAGCCACTGCTTGCGATGATAGTATCTGTCCTAGGCCTGGATAGACGAATGATGCAAACGCATCACGATCATGAGCCGCGCCATGAAGCAGCAACGCAGCCGGGACAGGACGGTCCGAACAAGCCTGCTCCGGCAGATGGAGCGTGCCATAAATCGTGACACCGTCCTCTGTTTGAAAGTGTATCTCTCTCTCGACATCAGCCATAGACATCTCATTTCTTGAAATGATTGGCCACGATGCGCTGAGCCGCTAGCACGGCAATCGTAGCAATTGGACCGACAGCATCACCTGACGCGGAGCGCGGCAACACACTGGCGTCACAGATGAAAAGGTTACTCACATCGTGTGATTCAAATTGAGAATTGACTACCGATGAACGGGCATCGGAACCCGCCCGGCATGTGCTCACGCCATGGGCAATATGATAGATAGGAGACATGTCAACGCCGACGATGCTCTTGGCACCCATTTTGTGTAACACCTCGCGCGCCATCTCGCCACCTTCGCGCAAGCGACGCTCGATAGATGCACTGCCTTCGTACTCCATCTGTGCAGTGCGCAAATTGATTCGCCCGCGATAGCCTTCGGGCTTCTTCAGCACAACCAGGAGCCCCCCCACGTGCATCCGGCCCTTCTTCATGAATTCTTTGTGCGCCTGGCCGAAATCCGGGGCAAACGGACTGAAGGCTAAGGTCCATGGCTCATGAATGCCAACCATCCCGCTGTCTTTCACTCGCAGCCGGCTGTATCCGTTCGGACCAGCATCGTCCAGAAAGAAAAACCCGGCCGGTGCAGCGCCGCGCGAGCCATCCTTGATCGGTTCATCAAAGTATGCGCTCACCACAATGGCCGCGTGAATATCCAAATGCCTTCCGATATTCGGATTCTCAGCTATGCAGTTCGTCCCTAAGTCTTCTTTTGATCCATATCCTGATCTCAAAAGCAACAGGGGAGTACCAATAACGCCAGCGCTCACAATCACGTACTGAGCGTGTAGCCTTGTAGACCGGCCAGCTTGCCGGATCACAACCCCCGTTGCCGTAGGCCGGGCCCTCTTTTTTTCGATTACAACGCGCTCGACCAGGGCATTAGGTATGATCTCGACACCATACTGCTCAGCTAGTGGAATATAGGTTGTCAGCGCGGTCATTTTGCTGTCATACCGACAGAAGTACCCGCCCTCACAAAAGCCGCAATACAGGCAGTTGCGTCGCGCGACGAGCGCCGGATGAACTTGGCGGCCAAGCGCGCGCGCCGCCTCACGAAAAAGCAGACTTCCCTTGCTCAGCACAATGTCGGGTTCAGCATGAATGTTGTACATCTGCTTGACTTCTGCCGCAGCCTCACGGCACTGTTCCTCTGTCCAGTCGGTTCCTTCCGCGACCCAATGCATATAGTCAACATCATAAGGTAAGTAGACACTCGCGCCATAGTGCATTGTTGTGCCCCCGACCATCTTCACCATGCCCCACGGCCAAAGACGATCTGAGGCGTCATCACTGAACACGTTAGTGATCAATTGTCGTCGTCGTGGATGGCCGTAGCCCGGTCGCGGCTCGCCTTTCCAGTATGGCCCTGCCTCAATCAACGCAATATGGAGCCGGTCTCCATTTCGGCTGTTGACACCTTTCTCAGCGATGCGCGCTGCCAGGATGCTGCCGGCTACGCCGGAACCTACAATGACGACATCGTAATGATTTCGTCTCGGTTTCATTTGAGATGAGGCTCCACCTCCTTTGATCTCACTGATCCCAGGTGATCGGCTTGAAATGAGCGCGACGGGCTTCTTCTTCCTCCCAGCTTAATGGTCCCTCGAAGCCGGCGATGTCCCACCCAGTTACCAACTCTTTTGTGTTTGGATTAGTGATCTGATGCAAATCACTAGGTTTGAGGATCGGCACGCCATGCCGGTCCCGCGGAATCACGTTTTCCGGATAATTTTGATAAAAGACCATAAACACTCGCGTGCGCGTTCGGCGATAGACGCGCTGCAACGTTCTCAACTGCGCTGTATCAGCGAATTGAGTGCCATCAATGATCAGTCGAAGATACTCAGCGCGCTGGGACTCAGTGAGTTGAAGGAACGTCCGACCATCAAAGAATGCGCCGCATCCTCTATCAAAGACTCCGAGGTCAGCATCAGAAATCGCCTCCAACCCTTTCATCACTTCCATCGTGATTTTGTAGGGCTCAAGGCTTCTATAACCGGGATCTCCGGGGCTTGTTGGAATCAAGGTGTCACCCAGCGCCGCAAAGATTGCATGACGATCTATGACTGGCTTAGCAGCCTGGTTACGGCCAGGCGCCAGCTCCGGCGTCACCGCTGTTACCAGGAGAGAACTGACAGCAGACTGCTTCAAAAACGCCCGACGCGAAATCTTTTTCTTCTTCGACATGATGCGTTACAGGTCTCCAAGCAGCTCCATCATTTTTGGATAGGTGAAGTGAATCGCTGGCCACATCACAACCGTTGATGCCATGCCTGAAGACCGAATCACAGCCGCTACTCGGTATGCTGATTCGACACTGGGAACATCGAGAACATCCATGAAATCGTAAGGACCAAGCAGGGCTAAATGGTGAGTGACATTCACTTCGGGACAAGCAGCTTTGTACTGAGCGCCAACTTGGCGGCCAATCTCTTCCATCGTTTTGAAATTCTTGGCCAGTTCCGGTGACATCTTGATCAGCATGACGAACGTAACCATGGTGTCCCCCTAAGTGATTTCTCTGGTTAATTCCAGCAGTTTGGCATATGGCAGTGCCGTCCACGTTTCGACTTCCGAGGCAAACCCTGACGAGAGAATGACCGAGGCCATCTTGAACACTGTTTCTTCATTCGGCGCCTCCAGAATATCCATGAAGTCATACGGACCAAGCAACGCCAAGTGAGCGGTGACATTGACCTCAGGGCACGCAGCCCGATATTTCGCGCCAACCTGCCGGCCAATCTCTTCCATCGTTTTGAAATTCTTGGCCAATTGTGGCGACATTTTAATCAGCATGACAAACGTAGCCATCTGTACCTCCTTGATTACTCGTTAACAATATCAATGACAACTTCGTCTTCAACATACGGCTTATACTGTTCATGCAACCGCATACTCTGTGGACTTTTGGCATATGCCGCCTTGGCTTCAAGGTTGATGAAATCAATGGAAATGCCATATTGATATTTCGTCCAACGACTCGTCTGCCTGCCAACCACAATGTTCGCTGCGCCCTTAATAGTCGGTAATGTCGCTTTGGTGTCAACCAGTATTTTCTCAACCATTTCCTGTGATACATCCGGCTTGAAGTTAAACGCCACGGTATGGCGCAGGATGCCTTTGGGCACCCGTCTACGTTCAGCATGAACGGCAAGCACGATGCCGACCAGACAGAGCAATATCGAACAAAGTAATATCGTTCGTTTCATATCAAGCTCCTTG
The Blastocatellia bacterium genome window above contains:
- a CDS encoding GYD domain-containing protein, with amino-acid sequence MATFVMLIKMSPQLAKNFKTMEEIGRQVGAKYRAACPEVNVTAHLALLGPYDFMDILEAPNEETVFKMASVILSSGFASEVETWTALPYAKLLELTREIT
- a CDS encoding amidohydrolase family protein; this encodes MRFKRHYLIPGILVGCLVLLVIGQFVLAAQPEQVVVIRCGRLWDGRSLHTQQGMAVVVRGERIEAVSKNNELVVPRHAALIDLRGATVLPGLIDVHCHIIPEIGYTQDDYLKRSSARNALEGLFHAQKCLNAGFTTIRDPGDMDPFYAHLAVRDAIKAGRFIGPRILAAGHLLSITGGHADFNSGAPELNIPPFGEIVDGVDEVRKAVRKEVKWGADWIKISATGGIYSAGDDPDLEQFSFEEIKAAVDEARRFGRDVAAHSHGVAGTKSALRAGVRSIEHGSVLDDEAIALFKQTGAYLVPTIFTSEYTLIEGEKNKQPPHAMEKARHLHERKRQSFSKAVQGGVKIAFGTDTGIIPQGWNARQFAVMVRWGMTPAQAMMSATAVAAEMLRLSHEIGTVEAGKLADLIAVSGNPLDDITVLEQVQFVMKSGLVVKNTFAGVNKP
- a CDS encoding GYD domain-containing protein; translated protein: MVTFVMLIKMSPELAKNFKTMEEIGRQVGAQYKAACPEVNVTHHLALLGPYDFMDVLDVPSVESAYRVAAVIRSSGMASTVVMWPAIHFTYPKMMELLGDL
- a CDS encoding Dabb family protein is translated as MKRTILLCSILLCLVGIVLAVHAERRRVPKGILRHTVAFNFKPDVSQEMVEKILVDTKATLPTIKGAANIVVGRQTSRWTKYQYGISIDFINLEAKAAYAKSPQSMRLHEQYKPYVEDEVVIDIVNE
- a CDS encoding GMC family oxidoreductase; the encoded protein is MKPRRNHYDVVIVGSGVAGSILAARIAEKGVNSRNGDRLHIALIEAGPYWKGEPRPGYGHPRRRQLITNVFSDDASDRLWPWGMVKMVGGTTMHYGASVYLPYDVDYMHWVAEGTDWTEEQCREAAAEVKQMYNIHAEPDIVLSKGSLLFREAARALGRQVHPALVARRNCLYCGFCEGGYFCRYDSKMTALTTYIPLAEQYGVEIIPNALVERVVIEKKRARPTATGVVIRQAGRSTRLHAQYVIVSAGVIGTPLLLLRSGYGSKEDLGTNCIAENPNIGRHLDIHAAIVVSAYFDEPIKDGSRGAAPAGFFFLDDAGPNGYSRLRVKDSGMVGIHEPWTLAFSPFAPDFGQAHKEFMKKGRMHVGGLLVVLKKPEGYRGRINLRTAQMEYEGSASIERRLREGGEMAREVLHKMGAKSIVGVDMSPIYHIAHGVSTCRAGSDARSSVVNSQFESHDVSNLFICDASVLPRSASGDAVGPIATIAVLAAQRIVANHFKK
- a CDS encoding alpha/beta fold hydrolase yields the protein MADVEREIHFQTEDGVTIYGTLHLPEQACSDRPVPAALLLHGAAHDRDAFASFVYPGLGQILSSQAVAVLRIDWRGRGQSVADVEYHSFTVEQRSRIYLDVKAALNVLASQPEVDASRLAIVAEEVGSEWAVWGSEGDPRVIALAFISGRLSEQARQRLAERQHVPILCVVSQDDQHGFADMSATAAASKHPDSVIRVYQDMGVGTTMFTVWRYHYPDAIGVGFLAKQGVDTDKIQLVPRDPGDQKPIENIISDWLVARLKSLGRMKEISFKTEDDWTIYGNLRVPENLKPGERAPGIVLLHSGWSDRYIFHRLERLFAQCGIAVLNIDWRGRGKSRDKGNYFKLSREDRDRAYLDAKAALHVLAAQPDVDATKLAILGTYLGAKFAMTAALGDERVRALVMLSGYIPTGQEREAIVQATFPVLFIGSRGLGPVTNAMLDLYELMKDKRSQIIVYDGGAVGYQLFEVDKELEQRIVHWVKECMS